A region from the Haloarcula limicola genome encodes:
- a CDS encoding 30S ribosomal protein S17e, whose protein sequence is MAIKPAYVKKTGTLLMERYPKAFGADFEHNKDVVDEVTDIESKGVRNRIAGYVTRKYNNPVEA, encoded by the coding sequence ATGGCAATCAAACCCGCCTACGTCAAGAAGACCGGGACACTACTGATGGAGCGATACCCCAAGGCCTTCGGCGCCGACTTCGAGCACAACAAGGACGTCGTCGACGAAGTCACCGACATCGAGTCCAAGGGCGTGCGCAACCGCATCGCCGGCTACGTCACGCGCAAGTACAACAACCCCGTCGAAGCGTAA
- a CDS encoding Mrp/NBP35 family ATP-binding protein translates to MNEADVRERLRDVRDPDLEEDIVSLGLVNSVDVTDGEIRIDLALGAPYSPTETAMAGEVREALADADREVSLSASVDRGVSEEEDPLPNVKNVIAVASGKGGVGKSTIAVNLAAGLAQLGARVGLFDADIYGPNVPRMLDADESPRATEDEQILPVEKYGMKLMSMDFLVGKDDPVIFRGPMVDNVLTQLWNDVVWGGLDYMIVDLPPGTGDTQLTMLQRVPVSGAVIVTTPQEVALDDARKGMRMFGRHETPVLGVAENMSTFVCPDCGGNHDIFGSGGGREFAEETDMPFLGEVPLDPGVREGGDEGQPLVLDEDSETGEAFRDIAARTANMQGVIHRKRQSDSRTADTGPAEPSGTGSADAGSER, encoded by the coding sequence ATGAACGAAGCGGACGTCCGCGAGCGACTCAGGGACGTGCGGGACCCGGACTTAGAGGAAGACATCGTCTCGCTGGGGCTGGTCAACAGCGTCGACGTGACCGACGGGGAGATACGGATCGACCTCGCGCTCGGCGCGCCGTACTCGCCGACCGAGACCGCGATGGCGGGCGAGGTCCGCGAAGCGCTGGCCGACGCCGACCGCGAGGTCTCGCTCTCGGCGAGCGTCGACCGCGGCGTCTCCGAGGAGGAGGACCCGCTCCCGAACGTCAAGAACGTCATCGCCGTCGCCTCCGGGAAGGGCGGCGTCGGCAAGTCGACCATCGCGGTCAACCTCGCCGCCGGTCTCGCGCAACTGGGCGCTCGCGTCGGTCTGTTCGACGCCGACATCTACGGGCCGAACGTCCCGCGGATGCTCGACGCCGACGAGTCGCCGCGGGCCACCGAGGACGAGCAGATACTACCCGTCGAGAAGTACGGGATGAAACTGATGAGCATGGACTTCCTCGTCGGCAAGGACGACCCGGTCATCTTCCGCGGGCCGATGGTCGACAACGTGCTCACCCAACTCTGGAACGACGTGGTCTGGGGCGGCCTCGACTACATGATCGTCGACCTGCCGCCGGGCACCGGCGACACGCAGCTGACGATGCTCCAGCGCGTCCCCGTCTCCGGCGCCGTCATCGTCACGACGCCGCAGGAGGTCGCGCTCGACGACGCCCGCAAGGGCATGCGGATGTTCGGCCGCCACGAGACGCCCGTCCTGGGCGTCGCCGAGAACATGTCGACGTTCGTCTGTCCGGATTGCGGCGGTAACCACGACATCTTCGGGAGCGGCGGCGGCCGCGAGTTCGCCGAGGAGACCGACATGCCGTTCCTCGGTGAAGTGCCGCTCGACCCCGGCGTCCGCGAGGGCGGCGACGAGGGCCAACCGCTCGTCTTAGACGAGGACAGCGAGACGGGCGAGGCCTTCCGCGATATCGCCGCTCGCACCGCGAACATGCAGGGCGTCATCCACCGCAAGCGCCAGTCTGACTCCCGAACTGCCGACACCGGTCCGGCCGAGCCGTCCGGTACCGGCTCCGCCGACGCCGGTTCCGAGCGGTAG
- a CDS encoding DUF7344 domain-containing protein — MVSLDDVFELLSERRRRYVLYYLREQDSPVSVRELAEAVAEMEADADSPAVSETELERYEIKLHHADLPKADTAEFIEYDADDGVVRLTGEPPEFDAVLTVAEVFERSS, encoded by the coding sequence ATGGTATCACTCGACGACGTGTTCGAGCTGCTCAGCGAGAGACGCCGGCGCTACGTACTGTACTACCTGCGGGAGCAGGACTCACCCGTGAGTGTGCGTGAGTTAGCAGAGGCGGTGGCGGAGATGGAGGCCGACGCCGACTCCCCGGCGGTCTCGGAGACGGAGCTCGAACGATACGAGATCAAGCTCCACCACGCTGATCTCCCGAAGGCGGACACGGCGGAGTTCATCGAGTACGACGCCGACGACGGCGTCGTCCGGCTCACCGGCGAGCCGCCCGAGTTCGACGCGGTCCTGACCGTTGCCGAAGTGTTCGAACGCTCGTCGTGA
- a CDS encoding 30S ribosomal protein S13 translates to MSAEDPNAGEDADAEEEEDIRYFVRIGQTDLDGTKSVERALTELNGIGHRAARIIAQKADVDRRAVFGKLDDDVIDTVVEHVENYADEVPEWMTNHQKDYYSGETTHETGNELQLTQRQDINRMKMIDSYRGVRHKRGRKVRGQRTKSTGRTEGTIGVNVEAIKEEQAEEAAAEDDE, encoded by the coding sequence ATGAGTGCAGAAGACCCCAACGCGGGCGAGGACGCGGATGCCGAAGAGGAGGAGGACATCCGCTATTTCGTCCGTATCGGACAGACCGACCTCGACGGGACCAAGTCCGTCGAGCGAGCGCTGACAGAACTGAACGGCATCGGTCACCGCGCCGCCCGCATCATCGCCCAGAAGGCCGATGTGGACCGCCGCGCGGTCTTCGGCAAGCTCGACGACGACGTCATCGACACCGTCGTCGAGCACGTCGAGAACTACGCTGACGAGGTCCCCGAGTGGATGACCAACCACCAGAAGGACTACTACTCCGGTGAGACCACTCACGAGACCGGTAACGAGCTCCAACTCACCCAGCGCCAGGACATCAACCGCATGAAGATGATCGACTCCTACCGCGGCGTCCGCCACAAGCGCGGACGGAAGGTCCGCGGCCAGCGGACGAAGTCCACCGGCCGTACCGAGGGGACCATCGGCGTCAACGTCGAGGCCATCAAGGAAGAGCAGGCCGAGGAAGCCGCCGCGGAGGATGACGAATAA
- a CDS encoding 30S ribosomal protein S4, translating to MALGSNTKFYETPNHPYQGERIADESNLLGRYGLKNKEELWRGQSELRDYRREARKLLGSASEDTDREAEEFLARLQRYGILGDQDSLDDVLSLDVTDVLERRLQTVVYRKGYANTPEQARQFIVHGHIELDGQRVTRPSMKVETAVESSVGFDENSSLSDELHPERAEEQE from the coding sequence ATGGCGCTCGGATCGAACACCAAGTTCTACGAGACGCCGAACCACCCCTATCAGGGCGAGCGGATCGCCGACGAGAGCAACCTGCTCGGTCGCTACGGCCTGAAGAACAAGGAAGAGCTCTGGCGCGGCCAGTCCGAGCTTCGCGACTACCGCCGCGAGGCCCGGAAACTGCTCGGCAGCGCGAGTGAGGACACCGACCGCGAGGCCGAGGAGTTCCTCGCCCGCCTGCAGCGCTACGGCATTCTCGGCGACCAGGACTCCCTCGACGACGTCCTGTCGCTCGACGTCACCGACGTCCTCGAGCGCCGACTCCAGACCGTCGTCTACCGCAAGGGCTACGCGAACACGCCCGAGCAGGCGCGACAGTTCATCGTCCACGGCCACATCGAACTCGACGGTCAGCGCGTCACGCGCCCGTCGATGAAGGTCGAGACGGCCGTCGAGAGCTCGGTCGGCTTCGACGAGAACAGCTCGCTGTCGGACGAACTGCACCCTGAGCGCGCGGAGGAACAAGAATGA